A single genomic interval of Euwallacea similis isolate ESF13 chromosome 2, ESF131.1, whole genome shotgun sequence harbors:
- the LOC136419375 gene encoding uncharacterized protein, translated as MEKGVELIAYTNDRAVIVRARTGRKLNEKTEYTVGRVRRKFMSVGIDVEEVRMMSKKSVRYLGVKLGRNLRYGEHVERVCLRVNEALNVLMRLMPKKEGCSISKRRLLAMVASSIVLYVAPVWEETSVGRDSDAYRTVSILTIARMVPMDLALEERNSVYERGGGYRKPITGHGVFGTYLRRIGKQEKNEYWFFGRKDSPEHTVFNCVEHSEERRVAEGKLEGMSVTKESVVELIMRDAKSWRVMTHVEEYKVEKEKSCKERDRK; from the exons ATGGAGAAGGGCGTGGAGCTGATCGCGTACACGAATGATCGGGCAGTGATTGTGAGAGCAAGAACTGGGAGGAAGCTGAACGAAAAGACGGAATACACGGTGGGGAGAGTGAG AAGAAAGTTCATGAGTGTGGGAATAGATGTGGAGGAGGTAAGGATGATGTCCAAGAAGTCGGTGAGATATTTGGGAGTGAAACTGGGAAGGAATCTTAGGTACGGAGAGCATGTAGAGAGAGTGTGTCTAAGGGTGAACGAGGCGTTGAATGTATTGATGAGACTAATGCCCAAAAAGGAAGGATGTTCAATAAGTAAAAGGAGACTATTAGCGATGGTGGCCAGCTCCATAGTGCTGTACGTGGCGCCGGTGTGGGAGGAA ACGAGTGTCGGTCGAGATAGTGATGCCTACAGGACGGTGTCAATCTTGACCATTGCGAGAATGGTACCGATGGACTTAGCTCTGGAGGAGAGGAACAGTGTATATGAGAGAGGTGGGGGATATAGAAAG CCGATAACGGGTCATGGAGTGTTTGGAACCTACCTGAGAAGGATAGGAAAACAGGAAAAGAATGAATACTGGTTTTTCGGGCGCAAGGACTCACCGGAACATACGGTCTTTAACTGTGTGGAACATAGCGAGGAGAGGAGAGTGGCTGAGGGGAAGCTGGAAGGGATGAGTGTGACGAAGGAGAGCGTGGTAGAGCTAATAATGAGAGATGCTAAGTCTTGGAGAGTGATGACGCATGTGGAGGAATATAAGGTGGAAAAAGAGAAGAGTTGCAAGGAAAGAGATAGAAAGTGA